From the genome of Oncorhynchus tshawytscha isolate Ot180627B linkage group LG31, Otsh_v2.0, whole genome shotgun sequence, one region includes:
- the LOC112236019 gene encoding zinc finger and BTB domain-containing protein 10 isoform X2: protein MSGERNRRSLAFRGGGLAVTSSSGVGGGNSNSWEAQACQDRHLNGNRPDQEEDRDLGAKGPSQGRVEGGGSLSDSAEPEAEEEEDPEGGNWAAGVGDDRVGWVAVTVGEDESREGSSRTAGNCLNNEDGADLGSGGTGSEDDRGEAARKSWVEMRPQTLLQKHPQFQASWLQEFPWLTFCQETGLMSCSWCHNIPTKNNDELVRGSRNYKRALLLRHHLSSEHGRNDPTKQELERPGCEDPPQGTDMETEDYYSNNKPNQDSYCYQLLQELDKQRKGGILCDVNIVVSGEVFRAHKNILVAGSRYFKTLYCLTKSENSSSSSSPSDQTTTVTVTHLDVAAGAGFSVILDFLYSGNLLLTSQNAIEVMSMASFLQMTEVVGSCRGFIKEALNISIKQEAPDSVVVDYNKRRTVAKDGAGQLGSDGSTNKKPGCNFWATSILSKLSIKASGHVNNGDQVGGGSVKEEPSDVMVSAGEGCALGSSGWGCENSSESAENEPPSVPGPVFVWNEPAPGAAAGGPVAVKRENQKADLGSGRRKKQITRRFVYNIPPESEEGFDEGMFVQPSASYPREDFSFLSENAELANQFQYSLLQESQQGESWENGAQEGQKVQVHGVQEDLHAGGQRGDPARLTALWCVCGLC, encoded by the exons ATGTCCGGAGAGAGAAACCGCAGGTCTCTGGCGTTCCGAGGAGGTGGATTAGCGGTAACCAGCTCCAGTGGTGTCGGTGGGGGCAACAGTAACAGCTGGGAGGCCCAGGCCTGTCAAGACCGACATTTGAACGGGAACAGGCCAGATCAAGAAGAGGATAGGGATCTGGGGGCAAAAGGACCATCGcaagggagagtggagggtgggGGATCTCTCAGTGATAGCGCAGAACCAGaggctgaggaggaagaggacccGGAAGGGGGCAACTGGGCAGCCGGGGTAGGAGACGATCGTGTCGGTTGGGTGGCAGTAACTGTCGGAGAAGACGAGTCCAGGGAAGGGAGTAGCCGGACAGCGGGTAACTGCCTGAACAACGAGGACGGCGCTGACTTGGGCAGCGGGGGCACTGGATCCGAGGACGACAGAGGCGAAGCTGCCAGGAAATCTTGGGTAGAAATGAGACCGCAGACGCTACTCCAGAAACACCCCCAATTCCAAGCTTCATGGCTACAGGAGTTTCCATGGCTCACATTTTGTCAGGAGACGGGACTTATGTCCTGCTCCTGGTGTCACAACATTCCCACTAAAAACAACGACGAGCTGGTGAGAGGTAGTCGAAATTACAAGCGGGCCTTGCTGCTGAGACATCACCTGTCTTCTGAACACGGGAGGAATGACCCGACAAAACAG GAGCTGGAGCGGCCTGGCTGTGAGGACCCCCCCCAGGggacagacatggagacagaagaCTACTACAGCAATAACAAACCTAACCAGGACTCGTACTgctaccagctgctgcaggaactgGACAAACAACGCAAGGGAGGAATCCTGTGTGACGTCAACATCGTTGTGAGTGGAGAGGTGTTCCGGGCACACAAGAACATCCTCGTGGCCGGGAGCCGCTACTTCAAGACCCTCTACTGCCTGACCAAGAGCGAGaactcctcttcctcatcctcgcCATCTGACCAGACGACCACAGTCACCGTCACCCATCTAGACGTGGCGGCCGGGGCGGGGTTCTCAGtcatcctggacttcctgtatAGCGGTAACCTCCTACTGACCAGTCAGAATGCCATCGAGGTGATGTCCATGGCCTCTTTCCTCCAAATGACGGAGGTGGTGGGATCGTGTCGGGGGTTCATCAAGGAAGCACTCAACATCAGCATCAAGCAGGAGGCCCCGGACTCAGTGGTGGTGGATTACAACAAAAGGAGAACGGTGGCCAAAGACGGAGCAGGACAGCTGGGCTCGGACGGCAGCACCAACAAGAAGCCTGGATGTAACTTCTGGGCCACCAGCATCCTGTCCAAGCTGTCGATAAAAGCCAGTGGTCATGTCAACAATGGGGACCAGGTAGGGGGAGGCAGCGTGAAGGAGGAGCCCAGTGATGTGATGGTATCTGCGGGGGAGGGCTGCGCTCTGGGGAGCTCCGGCTGGGGCTGTGAGAACTCGTCCGAGTCGGCTGAGAACGAGCCTCCGAGCGTTCCGGGGCCGGTGTTCGTCTGGAACGAGCCGGCTCCCGGTGCGGCGGCGGGCGGGCCGGTGGCGGTGAAGCGGGAAAATCAGAAGGCAGACCTGGGGAGCGGGCGGAGGAAGAAACAGATCACACGGCGGTTCGTCTACAACATCCCACCGGAGTCGGAAGAAGGGTTTGACGAGGGGATGTTCGTCCAGCCCTCAGCCTCCTACCCCAGGGAggacttctccttcctctctgagAATGCCG